A window from Chrysemys picta bellii isolate R12L10 chromosome 2, ASM1138683v2, whole genome shotgun sequence encodes these proteins:
- the LOC101935188 gene encoding DGAT1/2-independent enzyme synthesizing storage lipids-like isoform X1 yields the protein MLLAFHIVLFGVLYLSSLLLHVYKRKNDLKGDYSSKLWDNGRQMVTCLWDLYGKLWHGYELHGVDKIPEGPGLIVYYHGATPIDYLYFMARLCNQKGRLCHSVADHFTFKIPGIKLLLDIFGVMHGGREECVQILKNGHLLGVSPGGVREAFFSDENYNLLWGNRKGFAQVAIDAKVPIIPMFTQNLREGYRTLGKIWSFRWLYEYSRLPVVPLYGGFPVKFRTYIGDPIPYDPNVTAAELAEKAKTAIQSLRDRHQKTPGNILRALLERFDKHQKDD from the exons ATGCTGCTTGCATTTCATATCGTTCTGTTTGGTGTTCTCTACCTTTCCAGTCTTCTCCTTCATGTTTACAAGAGAAAGAATGACCTAAAGGGGGATTATTCCAGTAAATTATGGGACAATGGCAGGCAAATGGTGACATGCCTCTGGGACTTGTATGGAAAGTTATGGCATG GTTATGAGCTTCATGGTGTGGACAAAATCCCAGAAGGACCAGGGCTGATTGTTTATTACCATGGTGCCACTCCTATTGACTATTTGTACTTTATGGCTAGATTATGTAACCAGAAGGGCAGACTCTGCCACTCAGTAGCTGATCACTTCACCTTTAAAATACCAG GTATTAAACTGCTTTTGGATATTTTTGGTGTGATGCATGGTGGAAGAGAAGAATGTGTTCAAATtctgaagaatggccacttattGGGTGTCTCGCCAGGCGGAGTTCGAGAAGCATTCTTTAGTGATGAAAACTACAACCTCTTGTGGGGTAATCGCAAAGGCTTTGCTCAGGTGGCTATAGATGCAAAAGTG CCCATCATCCCTATGTTCACACAGAATCTTCGGGAAGGATATAGGACACTTGGAAAAATAT GGTCATTTAGGTGGCTTTATGAATATTCTCGATTGCCAGTAGTTCCTCTATATGGAGGGTTCCCAGTCAAATTTCGCACATATATTGGCGATCCCATACCATATGATCCAAATGTAACTGCTGCAGAACTAGCTGAAAAG GCAAAGACTGCAATCCAATCTCTAAGAGACAGGCACCAAAAAACACCAGGAAATATACTAAGAGCTCTATTGGAACGATTTGATAAACATCAGAAAGATGACTAG
- the LOC101935188 gene encoding DGAT1/2-independent enzyme synthesizing storage lipids-like isoform X2, protein MVTCLWDLYGKLWHGYELHGVDKIPEGPGLIVYYHGATPIDYLYFMARLCNQKGRLCHSVADHFTFKIPGIKLLLDIFGVMHGGREECVQILKNGHLLGVSPGGVREAFFSDENYNLLWGNRKGFAQVAIDAKVPIIPMFTQNLREGYRTLGKIWSFRWLYEYSRLPVVPLYGGFPVKFRTYIGDPIPYDPNVTAAELAEKAKTAIQSLRDRHQKTPGNILRALLERFDKHQKDD, encoded by the exons ATGGTGACATGCCTCTGGGACTTGTATGGAAAGTTATGGCATG GTTATGAGCTTCATGGTGTGGACAAAATCCCAGAAGGACCAGGGCTGATTGTTTATTACCATGGTGCCACTCCTATTGACTATTTGTACTTTATGGCTAGATTATGTAACCAGAAGGGCAGACTCTGCCACTCAGTAGCTGATCACTTCACCTTTAAAATACCAG GTATTAAACTGCTTTTGGATATTTTTGGTGTGATGCATGGTGGAAGAGAAGAATGTGTTCAAATtctgaagaatggccacttattGGGTGTCTCGCCAGGCGGAGTTCGAGAAGCATTCTTTAGTGATGAAAACTACAACCTCTTGTGGGGTAATCGCAAAGGCTTTGCTCAGGTGGCTATAGATGCAAAAGTG CCCATCATCCCTATGTTCACACAGAATCTTCGGGAAGGATATAGGACACTTGGAAAAATAT GGTCATTTAGGTGGCTTTATGAATATTCTCGATTGCCAGTAGTTCCTCTATATGGAGGGTTCCCAGTCAAATTTCGCACATATATTGGCGATCCCATACCATATGATCCAAATGTAACTGCTGCAGAACTAGCTGAAAAG GCAAAGACTGCAATCCAATCTCTAAGAGACAGGCACCAAAAAACACCAGGAAATATACTAAGAGCTCTATTGGAACGATTTGATAAACATCAGAAAGATGACTAG
- the LOC135981060 gene encoding myb/SANT-like DNA-binding domain-containing protein 2, protein MESQDRKRAPAWTEREVRDLLAIWGDEAVIAELRSSKRNGKVLEKISKAMKDRGHNRDTQQCRVKIKELRQAYHKAREANGRSGAEPQTCRYYAELHAILGGAATTTPTVCYDSLTGETHREDGSGNEEDDDGGTVGSSQQQGSGETGFPNSQDMFVTLDLEPVTPELTQDPQGTQETSAANVSPSQRLVNIRKRKCKTRDDMFTELQMSSHADRAQQNAWRQSMSEMRKAQYEREERWRAESNFKHFIILTL, encoded by the exons atggagtcccaggatcgcaaaagagctccagcatggaccgaacgggaggtacgagatctgctcgccatatggggagatgaagcagtgatagctgaactccgtagcagtaaaagaaatggaaaagtattagaaaagatctccaaggccatgaaggaccgaggccataacagggacacacagcagtgccgcgtgaaaattaaggagctacggcaagcttaccacaaagccagagaagcaaacggaaggtccggggcagagccacaaacttgccgctactacgcggagctgcatgcgatcctagggggtgcagccaccactaccccaaccgtgtgctatgactctctcactggagaaacacacagggaagacggttcggggaacgaggaagatgatgatggaggtactgtaggtagctcacagcagcaaggaagcggagaaaccggtttccccaacagccaggatatgtttgtgaccctggacctggaaccagtaacccccgaactcacccaagaccctcagggcacacaggagacctctg ctgcaaatgtttctccttcgcagaggctcgtgaacattagaaagagaaaatgtaagacgagggacgatatgttcacggagctgcagatgtcctcccacgctgatagagcacagcagaatgcgtggaggcagtcaatgtcggagatgagaaaagcccaatatgaacgagaggagaggtggcgggctgaatc caattttaaacattttatcattttgacACTCTGA